One genomic region from Anthonomus grandis grandis chromosome 1, icAntGran1.3, whole genome shotgun sequence encodes:
- the LOC126743081 gene encoding piggyBac transposable element-derived protein 4-like: MEPKDNSRACSAKKPRLNEDTTIETLVIKIEDDSDKDSELDDDANYQWEENKSETSECEPEIGECSSDSDDNDQTYETILQCNGFIDSDKEIDSEEDDEEWDESDQESDEDNKAIDSEHKEHNMATSSVRSRPYWTKLPFQMREIPFTKKHHFLAPIKSHPAIDFFFMVATENFFELIINETNFYAKTISSSWEPLGLKELYKFLGIVLHMSNIRLLKTKHYWESNALLNIPCFKNSMSYKRFKSIMKHLAFARNPPSDDSSDKLWKVRPLIEFFNNRMKEIYYPTKELIIDESMILWRNKLVFRQFSKDAENKTATKLYSLRDSKGMVVKCSIYNTKIDDKGTTNHAAEVVLDLLKDKLNVGHSVYLDYYYNSYDLSYRLLEQNTYTTGTLRKSSKANPKGLKVQPEPGKTIFRFSNGVLIGKCYDLHHDTIYISTEHDNKMVDLKNQFYEQEMKPKLIAEYKKIKSEVKDLKDPVVSHYHSTRKNLEWDKKVGIHLIELMVLNAFKLFCLSEVSCSDMRGIGDYEFRLALINRLLLGPKIRKKKTTKPGVIDKQIPHFISKYSKLANGRQMRRRCRHCHNQNVRRDSMFYCQTCPDAPALCCDCFDPYHM; this comes from the coding sequence ATGGAGCCCAAAGACAATTCACGAGCTTGTAGTGCAAAAAAGCCAAGGCTAAATGAAGATACTACAATCGAAACCTTAGTGATAAAGATAGAAGATGATAGTGATAAAGACTCTGAACTCGACGATGACGCGAACTACCAGTGGGAAGAAAATAAATCGGAAACTAGCGAATGTGAACCGGAAATCGGCGAGTGTTCATCTGATAGTGACGATAATGACCAAACCTATGAAACTATTTTGCAGTGTAATGGATTTATTGATAGCGACAAGGAAATCGACTCTGAAGAAGATGATGAAGAATGGGACGAGAGCGACCAGGAAAGTGACGAAGACAATAAGGCCATTGATAGTGAACATAAGGAACATAATATGGCAACGAGTTCGGTAAGATCAAGACCATATTGGACTAAACTACCCTTCCAAATGAGGGAAATTCCCTTTACCAAAAAGCATCATTTTTTGGCGCCCATTAAATCACATCCAGCAATTGATTTCTTCTTTATGGTGGCTACtgagaatttttttgaattaatcataaatgaaactaatttttatgCGAAAACTATCTCGTCTTCATGGGAACCTTTGGGGTTAAAAGAACTATACAAGTTTTTAGGAATTGTTCTCCATATGAGTAATATTCGCCTGCTCAAAACAAAACACTATTGGGAATCAAATGCTTTATTGAACATACCCTGCTTTAAAAACAGCATGAGTTACAAACGATTTAAGTCTATAATGAAACACTTAGCATTTGCTAGAAATCCCCCATCAGATGACAGTTCAGATAAGTTGTGGAAAGTTCGTcctttaattgaattttttaacaaccGAATGAAGGAAATTTATTACCCTACCAAAGAGCTTATCATTGATGAATCGATGATTTTGTGGCGCAACAAACTTGTATTTCGCCAATTCAGTAAAGATGCAGAAAACAAAACCGCAACTAAATTATATTCACTAAGAGATTCTAAAGGCATGGTTGTTAAGTGTTCcatttataatacaaaaatagatGATAAGGGAACAACAAACCATGCAGCAGAAGTAGTTTTAGATCTTCTAAAAGATAAACTAAATGTTGGTCATTCAGTTTATTTGGACTATTACTATAATTCTTATGATTTGTCTTACAGATTATTGGAACAAAACACGTATACTACCGGAACACTTAGAAAAAGTAGCAAAGCAAATCCCAAAGGCCTTAAAGTTCAACCAGAACCGGGCAAAACTATATTTAGATTTTCAAACGGAGTATTAATTGGAAAATGCTATGACTTACACCATGATACGATCTACATATCTACAGAGCACGACAACAAAATGGTAGAtctgaaaaatcaattttacgAACAAGAAATGAAGCCCAAGTTAatagccgaatacaagaaaattAAGTCAGAAGTTAAAGACCTTAAAGATCCAGTAGTTAGCCATTATCACAGCACTCGAAAGAATTTGGAATGGGATAAAAAAGTCGGAATCCATCTTATCGAATTGATGGTTTTAAACGcttttaaattattctgtttATCCGAGGTAAGCTGTTCTGATATGAGAGGAATTGGCGATTATGAATTTCGGTTGGCATTAATAAATCGACTCCTTCTTGGTCCTAAAATTCgaaagaaaaaaacaactaaacCTGGCGTAATAGATAAACAAATACCGCATTTTATTAGTAAGTATAGCAAATTGGCCAACGGTAGACAGATGAGAAGAAGATGTCGGCATTGCCATAACCAAAACGTAAGAAGGGATAGCATGTTCTATTGTCAAACTTGTCCGGATGCTCCAGCGTTATGTTGCGATTGCTTTGACCCATACCATATGTAA